In Actinomadura luteofluorescens, the sequence TCGACCTCATCGCACTCCGCCGTCGGCTGCACCAGCGGCCCGAGCTCGCCCTGCACCTCCCGGAGACCCGGCGGCTGGTCCTGGAGTCCCTCGCCCCCCTCGGCCTGCGTGTGGTGACGAGCGAGAAGTGCTCCTCCTTGGCGGTCGTCGTCTCGGGAGCCGCCGAGGGGCCGACCGTGCTCCTGCGCGCCGACATGGACGGCCTGCCCGTCGCGGAGAGAGCGGATCTCGGCTACGCCTCGTCGAACGGGAACATGCACGCCTGCGGCCACGACCTGCACATGGCGGCCCTGGCGGGGGCCGTCCACGAGCTGTACCGGCGCCGCGACGAGTTCGCGGGCGACGTGCTGGCGGTCTTCCAGCCCGGCGAGGAGGGAGCCGGCGGTGCCGCACTCATGATCGCCGAGGGCGTCCTCCGGACCACCGGGCGGCTGCCCGTCGCCTCCTACGGCGTGCATGTGTTGTCATTCGCCGAGTCGGGTATCTTCTACTGCCGTGAGGGCGCTGTGATGGGGGCGACCATCATCTTCGATCTTGAGATCGTGGGTCGCGGTGGTCATGCCGCGCGACCGCACACCGCTCTCGACCCCATCTCGATTTCGGCCCTGGTCGTCCAGGCCGTCCAGACCTATGTGGCGCAGAACAGCTCGCCTGCCGATCCTGTCGTCGTCACGGTCGGATCGATGGTCGCGGGAACGGCGGCCAACGTGATCCCGAGCAGCGCTCTGCTGAAGGTGAGCCTGCGGGCGGCGAGCACGGAGAGGGCGCAGACCGCCTACGAGAAGATCATCGAGATCGGATCGGCCATCTGCTGCGCCTACGGCCTGCGCATGGACAGCGAGATCCAGGTCCGGGTGGGGCCGACCGTCAGCGACCGGGCCGGCGCCGAGCTGGTCCGCCGGACCGCCACCGAACTCTACGGCGCCGCATCCTACGAGGACCTCGTCGTCCCGGAGATGATCTCCGAGGACTTCTCTCTCTTCCTCTCCGAGACCGGGGGAGCGTTCGCACTGGTGGGAGCGGCCGTCGGCGACGCCTCGCAGCCGCTGGCGGCCAACCACTCCCCAGAGGCGCTGTTCGACGACGCCGTGGTGGACAAGATCGCGTCCTTCCTCGCCGAGCTGGCCATCAGGCGACTGCAGAACGTTTCGGCAACGAACGGGGTGACAGGCTGAAGACGCCGTCCGGAGTGAACAAGAAGCCCGCCAGGAAGGCGGACGAGCTGCTCGGCAGGATCATCGAGATCGTGCGGAGGACGGGGCTGGGTGGATTCTCCCTGGACAGCCTGGCCCCCGAGCTCGGCACCAGCAGCCGCATGCTCGTCTACCACTTCGGCAGCAAGGACGAACTGCTGGGCCGCATCGTCTACGAACTGCGCAACGACATCGTCGACGCGTTCGAGCGCCGCCCAACCGGGACGATCATCGAGGACATCGACCTGTGGTGGAACCACTACCGGCAGAACCTCGTCGACATGCAGTTCTTCTTCCACCTGGCGACCCGTAGCTTCGAGGAACCCGACAAGTTCACCGACTTCTCCAGCACCGCCGTCGACCTCTGGGTGTCCTACTTCTACCGGAGCCTGCAGGGCGTGCTGGAAACCGACGAGGAGGCGCACGCGCTCGCCCGGCTGGTACTCGCCACCGTCAGGGGCCTGATGGCCGACCTCCTGATCACCGGAGACGTCGCGCGGGTCGAAGGATCGCTGGAGGAGTTCAAGTCGCTGGTCCGCGAACGCTGCGGATACTCGGCCGAGGCCTGAACGGAGACAGCCGGACGCGCGCCCTGTGATGGCTGTCCGCGGTCGATGCGCCCATGCCGCTCATCGAGAAGCGTGCACCCTCACCTACGAGGTCCCCTTCCCCGAGCGCTTGGAGCGGCACCGGCAAAGGTGGCCGAGCAGACCGGGCTCAGCGTGCACGCTCTCCGCTTCTACGCGCGCGAGGGGCTGATGGTCGGACCAGTCCAGCGCACCATCGGCGGTCGGCGACGGTACACCTTTCGAATGTCGACTGGCTTCTGAGCTGAGTCAAGCTACGGGAATCCCAGATGCCGTTGGCTGATCTCGAGCGGTTCGGCGAGCTCGTGCGGCGCGGTCCGGGCATGGAACGTCCGCCCCGACGACCTGGACAACGTCATCAACTTCTTGGCCGCAACAACTAGGTGTACGACCGGAAACGCCCGCATTCTGCCTGCCCCGTCAGGGGTCGGAGGCGGCCGCCGCTACCGCCGTAAGGCATCTACTGGCGAAAGATAAGGCACCTTCCGTACGACAGGCACGGCCCTCGGCGCGCATCTTCATTGTGCGGCCCCGGCCCGTCGGCGCGGACGTCAGGCGCGGTCGGGGCTTCAAGACATTGGACGGTCAGAGCGACCTGACTCGCAGGGAGCCCAGCAATGATCAAGATCGCGATGTTGTCAGGAAGCCTTCGGAGGGGCTCTGCCAACAGTGCCGCGATCCGCACGGCGGCCCGCTTCGCTTCCGAAAGCCTGGGAGCAGCGGTTGAGGTGGAGACCGGCCGCCTCGGCGAGATCCCTCACTACAGCGAAGACGCCGAGGAGTGCGGTTGGCCGGAGCCGGTCCGTGCCCAGCGGGCCCGGCTGGCCAGCGCCGACGCGCTCCTGATCTCGACGCCTGAGTACAACGGAAGCGTGCCAGGGGTGTTGAAGAACGCGCTGGACTGGCTGTCCAGACCCGATGGACAGGGCGTGCTCGTAGGCAAACCCGTGGCGACCATGAGTGCGTCACCCTCCGGTTTCGGGGCCTCTTGGGCGCAGGAGCATCTCCGGTTCGTCCTGACCCAGTGCGGTGCGGCGCTCATCAATGACGACCCCGTCGTCCTGCCCAACGCGTTCGACGCGCTCAACGGGGCGGGGGAACTCGTCGAGCCCGCCGCCCTCGACGCGGTCGAGGCCCTCACCGCGATGACAGTCGCCCACTGCGCCGCGATCGTCCGAGCTTTGCCCCACGAAGACGGCCCGAGGAGAAGGTATGCCGAGTCATATGAGTGAGGGCAACGACGCCGTGATCTCCGACGAGGGGCATCACGAGGCCGCCGGGCTCGCCACGCGAGCCCTCGGGGCATGGCAGATCGTTGCCCTGGCGCTCGCGTCGCAGACGCCGGCGGTCGCCCTGGTGACGGTGCCGTTCCTGCTGGTCGTGACGGCCGGGAACGGGAGTTGGCTCGGCGCCCTGATGGCCGCGGTCGCGACCGGCTGCGTGGGGATCGCGGTCATCACTTTCGCAAGGCGGTACGTCGTCACCGGCTCGCTCTACTCCTACGTGTCCTACGTCTTCGGTCCCTGGGCACGGCTGCTGGTGGGGGCCAGCCTCCTGCTCGGCTACGTCGCCCTCATCGCGGGGGTTCTCCTGCTCACCGGCATCTTCGCCGCGAGTTTCGTGGCGGCGATCGGCATGCACCTGGCGTTGGGAGACGGCGGCATCACGCTCTTCGCGGTCCTGGCGATGGTGGTGTCGGCGGCGCTCGCCTATCGCGGTCTGGACGCGAGCGTGCGGACGGCGGTCGTTCTGACGGTGGCCACGCTCCCCGTCGTGCTGCTGATCACGGTCGCCACCGCCCTGCACACCGGGCTGGCCCTGGGGGACCAGTTCTCGCTCCACGGCGCCACGGCGGGCGGAGTCTTCCAGGGCGCCGCCGCGGGCGGTGTCTTCCTCGTAGCGTTCGAGAGTTCGGCCGCCTTGGCGGTCGAGACGCGCCATCCGAAGCGGAGTGTCCCGCTCGCCGTCATGTGCATCCCCATCGTGCTCGGCTCCGCCTACATGCTCGCCGCGGTCATGCAGGTTCCCGGTCTGACGGCCGCCTCGGACGCGCTTAACGGAGGCGGGTCGCCTGCCGCCGTGCTGGCAGAACAGGCCGGTCTCGGCACCGGGCTCGCGACGGCGACCGACCTGGTCCTGGCCGTCGCCAACATCGCCTCGCTGATCGCCTTCGTGAACTACGGCTCACGTTTCGTCGCTACGCTCGCCACGGACGGCCTGCTGCCGTCGGCGATGGCGAAGGTCCACCCCCGCCACCGGAGTCCGCACGTCGCGATCATCGGGCTCTCGGCGCTCGCGTCGGTGCTGCTGCTGGTGCTCGTCGGGCTGTTCCCCGACGATCTGCTGACCCACGTCTTTCCCGCGATCTCCACCCTGACCGTCTACATGTGGATCATTCCCTGGGCCCTCGTCTGCATCGGATGCGTCGTGCTGGTGGTGCGGGAGCGGCGCGCCCGCCCGGCGCTCATCACCGCGGTGGTGGTCGGCGCCGCGGGAATGCTCTGGATCTATGTCAACGGGCTGGTGAACGCGCCGGCTCCGCCTGTGGACGCCATGTCCTACGTCTGCCTCATCGCGGCGGGCGCGGTGTTCAGCGTGTTCTTCGTGCTCGATAAGCGCCGCCGTAGGCGGAGTACCGAAGGAGAGCAGGCCGACTCGTCGATTGCCGGAACGGCGGGCGCCCGAGCGCACTCTGACGGCGTGTGAAACCAGGACGGGTGCGGGGGCCGGCTCCGACCGATGACCCGGGCCCGGGCAGCCGACG encodes:
- a CDS encoding TetR/AcrR family transcriptional regulator: MNKKPARKADELLGRIIEIVRRTGLGGFSLDSLAPELGTSSRMLVYHFGSKDELLGRIVYELRNDIVDAFERRPTGTIIEDIDLWWNHYRQNLVDMQFFFHLATRSFEEPDKFTDFSSTAVDLWVSYFYRSLQGVLETDEEAHALARLVLATVRGLMADLLITGDVARVEGSLEEFKSLVRERCGYSAEA
- a CDS encoding APC family permease; protein product: MSEGNDAVISDEGHHEAAGLATRALGAWQIVALALASQTPAVALVTVPFLLVVTAGNGSWLGALMAAVATGCVGIAVITFARRYVVTGSLYSYVSYVFGPWARLLVGASLLLGYVALIAGVLLLTGIFAASFVAAIGMHLALGDGGITLFAVLAMVVSAALAYRGLDASVRTAVVLTVATLPVVLLITVATALHTGLALGDQFSLHGATAGGVFQGAAAGGVFLVAFESSAALAVETRHPKRSVPLAVMCIPIVLGSAYMLAAVMQVPGLTAASDALNGGGSPAAVLAEQAGLGTGLATATDLVLAVANIASLIAFVNYGSRFVATLATDGLLPSAMAKVHPRHRSPHVAIIGLSALASVLLLVLVGLFPDDLLTHVFPAISTLTVYMWIIPWALVCIGCVVLVVRERRARPALITAVVVGAAGMLWIYVNGLVNAPAPPVDAMSYVCLIAAGAVFSVFFVLDKRRRRRSTEGEQADSSIAGTAGARAHSDGV
- a CDS encoding M20 metallopeptidase family protein, producing MIDLIALRRRLHQRPELALHLPETRRLVLESLAPLGLRVVTSEKCSSLAVVVSGAAEGPTVLLRADMDGLPVAERADLGYASSNGNMHACGHDLHMAALAGAVHELYRRRDEFAGDVLAVFQPGEEGAGGAALMIAEGVLRTTGRLPVASYGVHVLSFAESGIFYCREGAVMGATIIFDLEIVGRGGHAARPHTALDPISISALVVQAVQTYVAQNSSPADPVVVTVGSMVAGTAANVIPSSALLKVSLRAASTERAQTAYEKIIEIGSAICCAYGLRMDSEIQVRVGPTVSDRAGAELVRRTATELYGAASYEDLVVPEMISEDFSLFLSETGGAFALVGAAVGDASQPLAANHSPEALFDDAVVDKIASFLAELAIRRLQNVSATNGVTG
- a CDS encoding MerR family DNA-binding transcriptional regulator; this encodes MRPCRSSRSVHPHLRGPLPRALGAAPAKVAEQTGLSVHALRFYAREGLMVGPVQRTIGGRRRYTFRMSTGF
- a CDS encoding NADPH-dependent FMN reductase is translated as MIKIAMLSGSLRRGSANSAAIRTAARFASESLGAAVEVETGRLGEIPHYSEDAEECGWPEPVRAQRARLASADALLISTPEYNGSVPGVLKNALDWLSRPDGQGVLVGKPVATMSASPSGFGASWAQEHLRFVLTQCGAALINDDPVVLPNAFDALNGAGELVEPAALDAVEALTAMTVAHCAAIVRALPHEDGPRRRYAESYE